In Nicotiana tabacum cultivar K326 chromosome 19, ASM71507v2, whole genome shotgun sequence, one DNA window encodes the following:
- the LOC107819800 gene encoding agamous-like MADS-box protein AGL62 produces MSTRRIKVRKSIRLAKIENQNNRQVTFSKRRNGVFKKANELVVMTGAEVGIIVCPQGSKPYTFGHPNVNETINKYVGEERPPSPSSPGIDDKYVQMSRKANTKELNTRLNSLQDQLDFALNLKSKLKQMNKKVESQQEWFKGPIEKMHYIEASMLKEGLEDLLLKVKNYGTEHGYGYENGKWKAE; encoded by the exons ATGAGTACTAGACGGATTAAGGTTCGCAAAAGTATTCGTCTTGCAAagatagaaaatcaaaataatcgACAAGTGACTTTCTCAAAACGCCGAAATGGTGTCTTCAAGAAAGCAAACGAGCTTGTTGTTATGACTGGTGCTGAAGTTGGCATTATCGTGTGTCCACAAG GTAGCAAGCCTTACACTTTTGGTCATCCAAATGTAAATGAAACCATCAACAAATATGTTGGTGAAGAAAGGCCTCCATCACCATCATCACCAGGCATTGATGACAAGTATGTCCAGATGTCTCGAAAAGCCAATACTAAAGAACTTAACACACGACTCAATTCTCTGCAAGACCAACTGGATTTTGCATTAAACTTGAAAAGCAAACTCAAGCAAATGAATAAGAAAGTGGAGAGCCAACAAGAGTGGTTCAAGGGTCCTATAGAGAAGATGCACTACATCGAGGCTTCAATGTTGAAGGAGGGATTGGAAGATCTGCTTTTGAAGGTGAAGAACTATGGTACTGAGCATGGTTATGGTTACGAAAATGGAAAGTGGAAGGCTGAATAA